TTGTATCGATCTACTCATGTCCCAAGACCTCCTCAATTGGTTTACCCTTCGTAACTATCGCGCCAGAACAAGAACTTGCGTTCAATGATTCGGAACAAAGAGTCGATTAGCTTACCGACAATAGCAAAAATAATAATGCCTACAAATACAACCTCTGTATTTGAATTCTGCTTCGCCTCATTGATCAGGAATCCGATGCCGGACTGTGAACCAATGAGCTCAGCTACAACAAGACCAATCCATGCTACAGCCAATGACAGCCGCAATCCTAACAAAATTCCGGGTAATGCTGCCGGCAATATCAGCCTGCGCAGCTTCTGATACGGGCTAAAGCCTAACACCCGAGACACTTCAAACAGCTTGTTATCCACATTGCGGATGGCCATAAACGTATTAATATAGAGTGGAAAAAATGACCCTGTCAGAATGATCACTACTTTAGACATCTCCCCAAAGCCAAACCACAAAATAATCAGCGGTGCTATAGCTAAATGCGGGACAAGCCGCAACACCTGCACACTAGGATCTAGCACATATTCCACACTGCGAAATAAACCAGTCAGGACTCCGAATAAAAGGCCTAGAACACCTCCGATGAGAAAACCAATTCCCGCTCTCCCCATACTGACACCTAGATGATGAGTTAACTCTCCAGTAACCAATAGGTCTGTAAACGCTCTGGCGATCGACAACGGAGTCGGCAAAAACTGCGCGGAGATCAGTCCGGTGCTTCCTGCCAGCTGCCAAAGAACAATCGTCACCACCGGTATGATAGCGCCCGTTCCCCAATCTGACAGTAGAGATTTCCATGCTATAGGTACCGCGGATCTCTCCGATTTCTTAGTCGATAAAGGAGCAGTATCACTGCTATCTAACGATTCCCGTGCTCTTGTAGCGTTTTTTAAAATAGCTTCTACTCCATCGCTCATGGTGCATCCCCCTTTCGTTTCTTGCGCGTTTTCTGTTTATCCACGATAGTTGTCCTGCCATCTGAGCAGCCGTCGTTCAATGTAGCGGACAATAGAGTCACTCACCATTCCTGCAATAGCAAAAATAATAATTCCCACGAACACCACAGGGGTATCCGCGAATTGACGCGCGTCCGACATCATATACCCAATGCCTGAAGTGGAAGCAATCAGCTCTGCTACTACCAGACCTAACCAAGATAGCCCCAAGGAAAGGCGCACTCCGAGAATAATGTTCGGCAGCGCCGCTGGAAGCACTAATCTTACAACTTGCTTAAACCGACTGAACCCAAGCACTCGAGAAACTTCGAAC
This Paenibacillus sp. FSL R5-0345 DNA region includes the following protein-coding sequences:
- a CDS encoding ABC transporter permease, translated to MSDGVEAILKNATRARESLDSSDTAPLSTKKSERSAVPIAWKSLLSDWGTGAIIPVVTIVLWQLAGSTGLISAQFLPTPLSIARAFTDLLVTGELTHHLGVSMGRAGIGFLIGGVLGLLFGVLTGLFRSVEYVLDPSVQVLRLVPHLAIAPLIILWFGFGEMSKVVIILTGSFFPLYINTFMAIRNVDNKLFEVSRVLGFSPYQKLRRLILPAALPGILLGLRLSLAVAWIGLVVAELIGSQSGIGFLINEAKQNSNTEVVFVGIIIFAIVGKLIDSLFRIIERKFLFWRDSYEG